A genomic region of Caldicoprobacter guelmensis contains the following coding sequences:
- a CDS encoding Hsp70 family protein encodes MSRIIGIDLGTSTSEVAILEDGKPKVIPNSKGQIITPSVVGIDQDGNLLIGQDARDQMLLRPQDTAIEVKRLMGSGQKVSMGGKEYTPQQISSFILKYLKECAENYLGEEITRAVITVPAYFTDEQRRATVEAGNLAGLKVERIINEPTAAALAYGIDHMQNNQYILVYDLGGGTLDVTVLEMFEGVLEVKASSGNNKLGGKDFDQRLMDWLIDEFKAQYDIDLSNDVRALARIKEAAEACKIALSTQEQYKIELPFIAEKEGKPVALERVVTRELFENLIKDLVESTIEPINIALGDSGLTKDDIDLVFMVGGSTRIPLVRRFLESVMGRQPVSPVDPDLAVAMGAAIQAGIINQELSAEKDIVITDVCPYTLGVEVLEFVGGFPVPDMYDVIIPRNTTIPVVREKIYGTVVDNQKKVEIKVYQGDYKKASMNNFLGKFILDGIPPAPAFKEKIKVRFSYDVNGILNVEGIILSTNKKAGITIETTGVKMEEEMDLSNWKEVPKARKYRGIIRRAERLLNEAPDSPLFAELDGAVKDLKKALLKEEDDVVLEELAEALSDLLYDIEDEG; translated from the coding sequence ATGAGCAGGATAATAGGGATTGATTTGGGGACATCGACGTCCGAAGTGGCTATACTGGAAGATGGCAAACCGAAGGTTATTCCCAATTCGAAAGGCCAGATAATAACGCCATCGGTGGTGGGAATTGACCAGGATGGCAATCTTCTAATTGGTCAAGATGCCAGGGACCAAATGCTGCTTCGCCCACAGGACACGGCTATTGAGGTAAAACGCTTGATGGGTTCTGGGCAAAAGGTATCCATGGGTGGTAAAGAATACACGCCACAGCAAATCTCCTCATTTATTCTTAAATACTTAAAAGAGTGCGCAGAAAATTATCTGGGTGAGGAGATAACTAGGGCGGTAATTACTGTCCCCGCATATTTTACCGATGAGCAGCGCAGGGCAACGGTGGAAGCAGGCAATCTGGCCGGGCTCAAGGTGGAAAGGATCATAAATGAACCCACTGCTGCTGCACTGGCTTATGGCATTGATCACATGCAAAACAATCAATATATTCTTGTCTATGACCTTGGAGGCGGGACACTGGATGTCACTGTGTTGGAGATGTTTGAAGGGGTGCTGGAGGTCAAGGCGAGTAGCGGCAACAACAAGCTTGGGGGCAAGGATTTTGATCAACGCCTTATGGACTGGCTAATAGATGAATTTAAAGCCCAATATGATATAGACCTTTCCAATGATGTAAGGGCACTAGCCAGGATTAAAGAAGCCGCTGAGGCGTGTAAAATTGCTTTAAGCACGCAGGAACAGTATAAGATAGAGTTGCCCTTTATTGCTGAAAAAGAGGGCAAACCCGTAGCGCTTGAAAGGGTTGTAACGCGTGAGCTGTTCGAAAACCTCATAAAAGACCTCGTTGAATCCACCATTGAACCCATAAACATTGCTCTGGGGGATTCGGGGCTAACAAAGGATGACATCGATCTGGTTTTCATGGTTGGGGGTTCGACAAGGATTCCACTGGTTAGAAGATTTTTGGAGTCTGTGATGGGACGACAGCCTGTGTCTCCTGTGGATCCTGACCTGGCAGTTGCCATGGGTGCAGCTATTCAGGCAGGCATTATCAATCAAGAGCTTTCTGCCGAAAAGGATATAGTGATAACTGATGTATGTCCTTACACGCTAGGAGTAGAGGTTCTTGAATTTGTTGGAGGGTTTCCGGTTCCTGATATGTACGATGTTATAATTCCGAGAAATACCACTATTCCTGTTGTAAGAGAAAAGATATACGGCACAGTAGTAGACAACCAAAAAAAGGTGGAAATAAAGGTTTACCAGGGAGATTACAAGAAAGCCTCGATGAACAACTTCCTCGGGAAATTTATTCTTGATGGGATACCACCAGCTCCGGCGTTTAAGGAGAAAATAAAGGTGAGATTTTCCTATGATGTTAACGGGATATTAAATGTCGAAGGTATCATACTGAGCACCAACAAAAAGGCGGGTATCACAATCGAGACTACAGGCGTTAAAATGGAGGAAGAGATGGACCTTAGCAATTGGAAAGAGGTTCCTAAAGCTCGAAAGTACCGTGGAATTATAAGGCGTGCTGAAAGGCTGTTAAATGAAGCTCCAGATTCGCCTTTGTTTGCAGAATTGGATGGAGCTGTGAAAGATTTAAAGAAAGCGTTACTGAAGGAAGAAGATGATGTTGTATTGGAAGAATTGGCAGAAGCTCTGAGCGATTTACTATATGATATAGAGGATGAAGGGTAA
- a CDS encoding PHP-associated domain-containing protein → MKGQSFLIDTHVHTSEVSSCGKVSAGEMVRYYKDAGYQGIIITDHYYDGYFELLGDQPWEAKVQKFLSGYRAALEEGKRLGLNVMLGMELRFHDGVEDYLVYGIDEDFLVENPELYRYTLESFKKLIHHHNILIFQAHPFRAGMRPADPAFLHGVEVFNGNPRHDSHNDLAYEFATQNGLFMIAGSDAHQPQDVGRAGICLPYPICSARELVEYYREFKQVEIVVNCEGTGEVKVFSGRANC, encoded by the coding sequence TTGAAAGGACAATCGTTTTTGATTGATACCCATGTGCATACCTCGGAGGTAAGCTCGTGTGGCAAGGTTTCGGCGGGGGAGATGGTGCGATATTACAAGGACGCCGGCTATCAGGGTATAATCATAACCGACCACTATTACGACGGCTATTTCGAGTTACTTGGGGATCAGCCATGGGAGGCCAAAGTGCAGAAGTTTCTGTCGGGATATAGAGCGGCACTGGAAGAAGGGAAGCGTCTAGGCCTGAATGTTATGCTGGGCATGGAGCTGCGCTTTCATGACGGCGTAGAGGATTATCTAGTATACGGAATAGATGAGGATTTTCTCGTCGAGAATCCCGAGCTTTATAGATATACGCTAGAAAGCTTTAAAAAACTGATACACCACCACAACATACTTATATTCCAGGCACATCCGTTCAGGGCGGGGATGAGGCCAGCTGATCCCGCTTTTCTTCATGGTGTGGAGGTGTTCAACGGCAATCCCCGTCACGATTCCCACAACGACCTGGCCTATGAGTTTGCGACACAAAACGGTCTTTTTATGATTGCCGGCTCGGATGCACACCAGCCACAGGATGTGGGCAGGGCAGGGATATGTTTACCTTATCCCATTTGTTCAGCCCGGGAACTGGTGGAGTACTACAGGGAATTCAAACAAGTGGAAATAGTTGTAAATTGTGAAGGTACTGGTGAAGTCAAAGTTTTTTCTGGACGTGCTAACTGTTAA
- the grpE gene encoding nucleotide exchange factor GrpE, which yields MIDVAKELQEFVEDLQEDSLDRFCGLADVIGEFNKVLKKLGKEQYKYSHQLDEIMMTLEEQENFHKGCVFLQQQNRMKDMEVKKLVAVLLSVLDSYEDLYRYALKYGDESWKEQMTMQWNRTDIILKQNGIVRIEGIGELFVPQLYAVEEIRQLPDIPNGQIVDVIRSGYMYNGEIIRKARVVVNQTSEEHEGRALNQSQTDNTEEGVQLYEQDNRD from the coding sequence ATGATTGATGTAGCAAAAGAGTTACAAGAATTTGTTGAAGATTTGCAAGAAGATTCTCTTGATCGGTTTTGTGGCCTTGCTGACGTCATTGGCGAATTTAACAAGGTGTTAAAAAAATTGGGGAAAGAGCAGTATAAGTACTCCCATCAGTTAGATGAAATCATGATGACTCTTGAAGAGCAAGAGAACTTCCATAAGGGATGTGTTTTTCTACAACAACAAAACAGAATGAAGGATATGGAAGTAAAAAAACTGGTAGCGGTTTTGTTAAGTGTACTTGACTCATATGAAGATTTGTACAGATATGCATTGAAATACGGCGATGAGTCGTGGAAAGAGCAGATGACCATGCAATGGAATAGGACGGACATTATACTGAAGCAAAATGGTATTGTGAGGATTGAAGGCATAGGAGAGCTCTTTGTACCTCAGCTTTATGCGGTTGAAGAGATAAGACAGCTTCCTGACATTCCAAATGGACAGATTGTGGATGTTATCAGGAGTGGTTACATGTATAATGGGGAAATAATAAGAAAAGCACGAGTAGTTGTCAATCAGACATCAGAGGAACATGAGGGACGAGCCTTAAACCAAAGCCAAACCGATAATACAGAGGAAGGAGTACAACTTTATGAGCAGGATAATAGGGATTGA
- a CDS encoding tetratricopeptide repeat protein encodes MKDYYQILNVPANASQAQIKKAYFSLVRKYDPERFPEEFMEIREAYEVLSNEQTRSEYDSIMTMDPVIRNVYEYCRKSFEEGDYEEAINGLEEIIKRVPNLSIVQELLGEAYLQNGNTVKAINVFEDLVRKHPDNASFVSSLANAYLERGWHKKALNAFKKAIELDEDNLAIWLGLAEAYYLAKDYDRQRQVLISALEKAREKGWDSVSLYFNIIQNDILTDNMDVFDTHLEELSKLAIEREDIREAIGWAMAELGRVLVQNDMIDVARAVIDKTILIIPNDEGLLEYKRRLDRFGELKKILEAAYDDPKLDRVVVDFIALEIMPDDFMGDTFPHEMAQFFMEYRLLNNINLHMKSILHLKEEYPELYAVKKDFFVAMENPYQRNKMLRRYQREERRYMGVFNLFKSLLDEGQEDLEDDEDYVEPWYSSDKPYVREQPKVGRNDPCPCGSGKKYKKCCGKIE; translated from the coding sequence ATGAAAGATTATTATCAAATTCTTAATGTGCCTGCTAATGCATCGCAGGCGCAGATTAAAAAAGCATATTTTTCTCTGGTGAGAAAGTATGACCCAGAGCGCTTTCCTGAGGAATTTATGGAGATTCGAGAGGCCTATGAGGTTTTGTCGAACGAACAGACGCGCAGCGAATATGACTCTATTATGACCATGGATCCAGTTATTCGTAATGTTTATGAGTATTGCCGTAAGTCTTTTGAAGAGGGGGATTATGAAGAAGCTATCAATGGGCTTGAAGAAATAATCAAAAGGGTTCCAAATCTCTCTATCGTACAGGAATTGTTAGGAGAGGCTTACCTTCAAAACGGCAATACTGTAAAGGCGATAAACGTTTTTGAAGATTTAGTCAGGAAACACCCTGATAATGCATCATTTGTCAGCAGTTTAGCCAATGCATATCTGGAGCGAGGTTGGCATAAAAAGGCTTTAAATGCCTTTAAAAAGGCCATAGAACTGGATGAGGATAACCTAGCTATTTGGCTGGGGTTGGCAGAGGCGTATTATTTAGCCAAGGATTACGATAGGCAGCGGCAAGTTTTAATAAGCGCATTGGAAAAGGCGCGAGAAAAAGGATGGGATAGCGTATCTCTGTATTTTAACATAATACAGAATGACATATTGACTGATAATATGGATGTATTCGACACACACCTGGAAGAGCTGAGCAAGCTTGCTATAGAACGTGAGGATATAAGAGAAGCAATAGGTTGGGCAATGGCTGAACTCGGCCGTGTTCTTGTGCAAAACGATATGATTGACGTGGCAAGGGCCGTTATCGATAAGACGATATTGATAATTCCCAATGATGAGGGGTTATTGGAGTATAAACGTAGGTTGGACAGGTTTGGTGAACTGAAAAAGATATTAGAGGCTGCATATGATGACCCTAAGCTCGATAGGGTAGTTGTTGATTTTATTGCTTTGGAGATAATGCCAGATGATTTTATGGGTGATACTTTCCCACACGAGATGGCGCAGTTTTTTATGGAGTATAGACTTCTCAACAATATTAATTTGCATATGAAATCTATACTTCATTTAAAAGAGGAATACCCGGAACTTTATGCTGTAAAAAAGGATTTCTTTGTAGCGATGGAAAATCCTTATCAACGTAATAAAATGCTGCGCAGATATCAAAGGGAAGAACGCCGATATATGGGTGTGTTTAACCTGTTTAAAAGTTTGCTGGATGAAGGCCAGGAAGATTTAGAAGATGATGAGGATTATGTTGAACCATGGTATAGCTCTGATAAGCCTTATGTCAGAGAACAGCCTAAGGTAGGGCGAAATGACCCATGCCCCTGCGGCAGCGGTAAAAAGTACAAGAAGTGCTGTGGGAAAATAGAGTGA
- a CDS encoding DNA-processing protein DprA translates to MRYSEVALKVLAAKECGIIKTNAQFWKQYADREKFENEVANDERVIEMAERIRFDLELADEGGIVCSFDKDFPYICSTVKNKGEKPFLLFYKGDLSLLQNLNSNVAVIGLVDPDEEIIRREKMIVEKLVENGLVVVSGLAKGCDTVAHKICLEKGGKTIAVLPSQVNKVFPAENRGLADEIVKKGGLLISEYYKDASSKYEMTNRLVSRDRLQAMFSKAVILIASYRKGEGDSGSRHAMEAAEKYGVERYVMFNKDRDEDNKKFGLNKDLLCENKAKILTHGSINEIKMIKNSSCGTTSASGEQLKFFS, encoded by the coding sequence ATGAGGTACTCAGAGGTTGCATTAAAAGTGCTGGCGGCAAAGGAATGCGGTATTATAAAGACAAATGCACAGTTCTGGAAACAATATGCTGATAGGGAGAAGTTTGAGAACGAAGTCGCAAATGACGAGAGAGTTATTGAGATGGCGGAGAGGATTAGATTTGATTTGGAATTGGCAGACGAGGGAGGAATTGTTTGCTCGTTTGACAAGGATTTTCCATATATTTGCTCAACGGTTAAAAATAAGGGGGAGAAGCCTTTTTTGTTGTTTTACAAAGGTGATTTATCGCTGCTGCAGAATTTAAACAGTAATGTAGCAGTAATAGGTCTTGTGGATCCGGATGAGGAGATAATAAGGCGGGAAAAGATGATAGTTGAAAAACTTGTTGAAAATGGTCTTGTAGTAGTGAGTGGTCTAGCTAAGGGATGCGATACGGTTGCACATAAGATCTGTTTGGAAAAAGGGGGAAAGACGATAGCGGTTCTGCCTTCTCAGGTAAACAAGGTGTTTCCGGCGGAGAATAGAGGGTTGGCGGATGAAATAGTAAAGAAAGGGGGATTGTTGATTTCGGAGTACTACAAAGATGCTTCATCTAAGTATGAAATGACTAATCGACTGGTTTCACGGGATAGGTTACAGGCCATGTTTTCAAAGGCTGTTATTTTAATTGCTAGCTATAGAAAAGGGGAAGGGGATAGCGGTTCACGTCATGCGATGGAAGCCGCAGAGAAATACGGAGTAGAGCGCTATGTAATGTTTAATAAGGATAGGGATGAAGATAATAAAAAATTTGGCTTAAATAAAGATTTACTTTGCGAAAATAAAGCCAAAATTTTAACGCACGGTTCGATTAATGAAATCAAAATGATAAAGAATTCATCTTGCGGGACCACATCGGCTAGTGGTGAACAACTAAAATTTTTCTCATAA
- a CDS encoding DUF1848 domain-containing protein encodes MILSVSRRTDIVAFYLDWFFNRLKEGYVLVRNPMNYHQVSKIYLNPSDIDCIVFWTKDPTNILDRLDMLDDYFYYFHVTITGYNRRLEPNVPSKEKIIQSFQKLSQKVGNERVIWRYDPIILSSDIDLEFHCKRFRDIVSCLSGYTRRCTISFVDMYKKTERNTRGLNMRDVSHAQMVDIAGAIVEIANKYGIEVQTCCEEIELSHLSIHHGKCIDDDLISRISGRRINAKKDKNQRAACGCVESVDIGVYNTCRHGCLYCYANYSSKAVSSNVKMHDPASPMLVGNLEPEDVVIERKVKSFTDGQISFFD; translated from the coding sequence ATGATCTTGAGTGTGAGTCGCAGGACAGACATCGTTGCTTTCTATCTGGATTGGTTTTTTAATAGGTTAAAAGAGGGGTACGTTCTTGTGCGCAATCCCATGAACTATCATCAGGTAAGCAAAATATATTTGAATCCTTCAGATATAGACTGTATAGTGTTTTGGACAAAGGATCCAACAAATATACTGGATCGACTCGATATGCTGGATGATTATTTTTATTATTTTCATGTCACCATAACAGGATATAATAGGAGATTGGAGCCTAACGTGCCGTCTAAAGAGAAAATTATACAATCCTTTCAGAAGCTTTCTCAAAAAGTAGGCAATGAAAGGGTAATATGGAGGTATGACCCGATAATACTGTCGAGTGATATAGATTTGGAATTTCACTGCAAAAGGTTTAGGGATATTGTCTCTTGCTTGAGCGGTTATACCAGACGCTGTACCATAAGTTTTGTGGATATGTACAAGAAAACCGAGCGCAACACCAGGGGTTTGAACATGCGCGACGTAAGCCATGCTCAAATGGTGGATATAGCCGGTGCTATCGTTGAGATTGCTAATAAGTACGGGATAGAGGTTCAGACTTGCTGTGAAGAAATCGAGCTCTCTCATTTGAGCATTCACCATGGCAAATGCATCGACGATGACCTCATAAGCCGAATAAGTGGCCGCAGGATAAACGCTAAGAAGGATAAAAATCAAAGGGCAGCATGTGGCTGTGTGGAAAGCGTGGACATAGGTGTTTACAACACCTGTAGGCATGGATGTTTATATTGCTATGCCAATTACAGCAGCAAAGCGGTCAGTAGCAATGTTAAGATGCATGACCCTGCTTCACCCATGCTTGTGGGGAATTTAGAACCCGAAGATGTTGTTATCGAGAGAAAGGTGAAGAGCTTTACTGATGGACAGATAAGCTTTTTTGATTGA
- a CDS encoding tetratricopeptide repeat protein yields MFEDLSNKYYRLGLSLALENRISSAIEVLEKAVVFDQSNWKAWNVLGLCRYRLGDFDKARKAWQKSLIINPETNPAVRYLNDMESDEFKSLQKQYHLALKLALSGKYSQAIRIINGNKFLGSSFVYPLNLLGLCLYGRGKFRRARSKWEMALSLDQDNPCSTRYVAESVRISNKKGFLVDWWEKFLNKR; encoded by the coding sequence ATGTTTGAGGATTTAAGTAACAAATATTACAGATTGGGCTTAAGTTTGGCTTTAGAAAATAGAATTTCCAGCGCGATAGAAGTGCTGGAGAAGGCGGTTGTATTTGACCAAAGCAATTGGAAGGCATGGAATGTGCTGGGACTGTGCAGATACCGCCTTGGAGATTTTGATAAGGCAAGGAAGGCATGGCAAAAGAGCCTCATTATTAACCCTGAAACCAATCCCGCGGTTCGGTACTTGAATGATATGGAAAGTGATGAGTTTAAATCCCTTCAAAAACAGTACCACCTTGCTTTGAAATTGGCTCTATCAGGGAAATATAGCCAGGCTATAAGGATAATTAATGGCAATAAGTTTCTCGGGTCATCATTTGTTTACCCGCTTAATTTGCTAGGTTTATGCCTATATGGAAGGGGTAAATTCCGGCGAGCCCGGTCAAAGTGGGAGATGGCGTTAAGCCTGGATCAGGATAATCCCTGTTCAACGAGATATGTTGCTGAAAGTGTGCGTATATCTAACAAAAAAGGCTTCTTGGTTGATTGGTGGGAAAAGTTTTTAAATAAAAGGTAA